The DNA region atttatttctatatataatcattttaatttttaaatacatttagtttttatgaGTTCATATTCACtactttaagtttttatttaacattttatatttgtcaTGCATGCTACAGAGTTATTTGAGTCAACAGCaaaaagtttgtttatttatttcattttagcaaACAGTGGTGAAAAGCTTGAATAGCACTAACTTCACTGGGAGTGGGTATCACAGGTAAGATCTCAGTCCTTCACCTTTTCTGCCATATCCCACATTCATAATATAATATGctgcaaggtaaaaaaaaataataatgcttgTGCCACATTGTGTTATAACATATTTGTTTCAATCTAATTCAACACATCATGTTATTTAGCTTGATTTATTGAGACTTCATAGCTTTAACTCTGTTTTCTTCATCTGTAATAAGATGACTGTAATGAGTAATTAACGTGGTTGTAAAAATGTGACGAACTCATCACTGTAGGTTGGCACCAGTTtgacaaaaaaatttaagtaGCAAACTTATGTCAGTTGAACACTGGTGAGTTAGTGATTGTGACAAAGAAATGCAAAAGAAACCATATGCAGCAGATTAATGGTGCATTATTTCACAGTGCAATATGAATACCAAGAGAAGTAGAGGCTAAAAAGTGATATCACATTTTCTAATGTCAGAAAAAGAAGGTGCTGCAGTTGAAAGTCTAGATGTAGATATGATGAAATCTGATACCCTAtaatatccttttttgttttgacAGCCTTGGAATAATATATGGAGTTTTTTCATTCTGCAATGTGTTAGCTCCCACTATCATTACAATAATCGGACCCCAGTTTGCAATGTTCATGAGTGGAGTTCTTTATAGGCAAGTATCCCAGATTTCTTTGTGACTGTTCATCTAGTAGTCACCATGCCACCGTGGTTTGTATTgttcacttctgtgtgtttttcaGTGGTTATATAGCTGTTTTCATCATTCCATCCACATGGTCCTTTTATTTCACTTCCGTGATAATTGGCATTGGAGCAGCCAGTAAGTAGATACTTAAAACACGTGTTTAAGTTAATCAAATATTTCATCACCAGCAAGCTTATAATTGACTTAAATGAAATCAATTCTGTCAGTTAATATCAACTCTATTACTTTATCcacataattaatgttttttttcattaaaaacaattctTGTATTCAATACTGCAACATTTTCTCAGTTAGCGTGTTTAGTCTTTTGTGTATAGTACACACTTCTGCAGAAGTAGGTGTTTCACATTCTTAAATTCCTTCACCCACTTAAACAATATGATAGAGGCAAACTCAGACAAAGGTAGTATACAGTAGTTGCATTGTTTTGTTACACTGGTGAATCCATTATAGTCAGTCTATACAAATTGCAGGCAATAATTTAAATGACAGTTAATGGTTATTAAGATGTATTTATAATTAAGAAGTGCAGCATGGCTCATATTAGCcctaaattcatttttaatcatCATTGGAATCCCTTTTTTCTATCCACAGTGCTTTGGACAGCTCAAGGGCACTTTCTAGTGGAGAACTCTGATGCTTCCACCATCAACAGGAACACGGGACTGTTTTGGGCTTTACTGCAGTGCAGGTCAGAAAGAGACAGCAGCAAACACTTGTAGAGATTCAGCAACAATTAACAACAAATTATAATCTGAGATGCACTTTAATATATTAGCGTTAATCATGTGTGATCATCAACCGTATACTAATATGGAATGTGAGGAGTTAAAGCAGTAGATAATTATCAGCAGCATCCAGATGAATAACTCTGCCTCTTAAAGCTGTAGTTCATTcagatgttgttccaaactcatgttaagttctttcttctgtgaaagaaCACAAAAATGAGATATTAGACAGAATGTCTCATTTTGTCTCGTccatataaaatgaaaataaatttaaatgccaAAGCTCTAAAAATAAGGAAAGAAcatcataaatacagtaatattactCTATATTCAAAGGTATgttacagtgttattttatttagtattttaatacAATCGAGATTTAAGAGTTagagttatttatattttgaattggttttcatttttacatttctcttttcattttaatttgagttaatattagtaatgttgtgttttttaacatgtctataattttaattaattcattaattcattttatttcagttttagtttgagttattttagcaCATCATATTAATCTTCATTACAAAGACATGTTGCATTGGCAGCtagttttaagtttttaaaataatgttttttaaagtaatgtaacttttttgtttgtggttttagtttcagtttattttgatgtttatattatttaatatttacttcattgtatggaaaatggCATCTTGGACATTCCACCTAAACCCTACTtttgtgttttactgaagaaaataagacttattGGAGGAGTTATGCAAACTTACTAACCAAATCAGTAAAACCATCAAGAGCTATGTTCTAACTAACTAAAACTGTCCCTGATTTCTGTATGAAAAGTTCCATTTGTGTTTTCTTTCCAGTATGTTGTTTGGAAATCTATACGTTTATTTTGATTGGAAAGGAAAATCTGACATTTCAGGTAACATGACGGTTTGaaaattgtgttttgataaaAGCTTGATTGTGTTCACTCTTTTATTTAACTTAAGTTAATCAGCACGTATTTAACCTCTGCTAACCTAATACAtaagaaataacaaaaatatttaacattttaagcataaattgagattttttttttctgtcacaatTTTTTCCTCCACAGATAGAGACAGAAAGGTCATGTTTATTGCTCTGCTGGTTATCTCAGCACTCGGCACACTGAGTTTTCTTGCATTGAGGAAGGTCTGTCAGCAGGAAGAGGTTCTCTCTGAAGAGGAAGCCCAGTCTCTTTTATCAACTAGATTGAAGTAAATTCACTCATTCATTTAGTGAATCGTGATGGTGAATGAGAGTTTCCACTTTGCAATAAAAGCATTTCTTTTCACAGATCCAACAATAAGGTTGTTCTGATTCAATACTTGTCCATCCGATATTTTTAATGTACCagcacagaaaaagaaaaatattcttGTGTGATTTTATGTTCTTTATTTTAAcagacaagtaaataaataaatagataaaaatgcaacaaataatttttatttgtttttaatgttcaaTAATTACTGTAAATGATAACCATGATAACCCCAACTATAAATTCATAAACTTTTGTTGGAAAACGTTGTTGATTGCTACTTACTGATACTTATTGTTTGATTTCTCATTGGTAGCTGATATAAATTTTTGTGTAATGTTATTTTAGATATAAACAGAGAGCAACATCTGCTGTGATGGAAGCTAAAACCGAGTTTAGTAAGTTCATTTGGCTTAATTTTCACATTTGTAACATGATgttctatttttaataaaattagaaatttatcaaataattattacacaaattGCCAGCGTGGACATCTGTTCTAGTGCTTCATCtcagttgttttttattttattttattcatacacttattttaaaaatgtttttttaccttTCCCCCCCTTTAGAAACAATGTTGGAAATATTCAAAACAAAAACCATATTGTTATTAAGTTTCTGCATGGCATACAGTGGTAAGGACATCACTAAAGGGAACAGCCATTGGTTCCATTAGCATTTGAGCATGATGAGCATGTTTTGATTTCTGCCATCTCGTTGAAGGTTTGGAGCTGTCATTTTACAGTGGTGTTTATGGAACCTGCATTGGAGCTACAACACACTTTGGAGATGCAGCAAAAGGCTTAATCGGCATTTCAGGCATTGTGGTGGGAATCGGAGAAATAGTTGGTCAGTGCACTTTCAGTATGCAGAAGCATCTGCCTTGATTGCTCTTGGTATTACGGTCATCTAAAGACAAGCTGAGCAGATTCTTTAATAGGATTGGATTCTGATTAGATGTTGTCTCTTGTTTGCAGGGGGAGGATTGTTTGGCCTTGTACTGAAGAATAACCGTTTCAGGCGCACTTCAGTTGTCTTTTTAGGGATGGTTGTGCACTTTGTGGCCTTCTACTTGATATTCCTCAACATACCAGATGATGCACCTGTGGTTTTCCAAACAAGCTCACAGCATAAGCCATATCTGGTACCAAggtaataatttaaaacaaaacacaaaaactggAAGGGAATGCATTACCTGATAACTGGATACACTGAATccagtataagctgttttggatAATCTGTTGTGCTAAATTGTGTTTCCTAAAGAGTGCAGTGTTGCACTGTTGATCTTgctgtgttcatttattcacTCTTGTAGCGTGTCCATTGCCCTGCTGTGCAGCTTCCTGCTGGGTCTTGGGGACAGCTGTTTCAACACTCAACTCTACAGCATTCTGGGCCGGATGTTTGCTGAGCAGAGCGCTCCAGCCTTTGCTATATTCAAATTCATACAGGTAACCAcagtctgcatttatttacatttggatTTTACTTGAGATCAACAAGCCTGCTGTTATTTAATCAAAGAAGGCACAGGCCAGTGTGCTTGCATGATATTGTGTCATAAAATATTGAGCAATAGGAACTGTGTAAGaaagattttttaattaattaatttgtttatttacaagATTTTAaaaagttcaattcaattcaattcaagtttatttgtatagcgctttttacaatacaaatcgttacaaagcaactttacagaaaaaaagtgacagtaaagacacttataatgttacaaaagatttctttcaaataaatgctgttcttttaaacattctattcatcaaactaatcaaatataaaaataaacatacaaatattaaacaccataactgttttcaacattgacaataataagaaattgagcagcaaatcataattggatgatttccgaaggatcatgtgacactgaagactggagtaatgatgcaaaaaaattcagctttgacatccaaggaataaattacattttaaaatctattgcaATAAAAAACACTCAGTTACTAACGTATCTTCAGTTCCCTGAGATACACAACAAGTACTGCATCTGTTTAAGACGCTTTGGGGAAAAACGTATTTTCCTCGGCAGCGGAGCCCACAAAAAAACCCCAAAATGGGCTGGGTcatctggctatataagcagCACAACGCCATAGGATCCTCATGCTACTTCGACTGAAGCGACAACTGAGTCGGGCAGCTACATAGCACGTCAAAGTATTCAGTACTCtttccgtatctcagggaaccaaggttatgtTAGTAACCGAGTTCATTCCCTAtcgatacttcactcgtactgcatcTGTTTAACACACTTTGGGGAACCAGTATATTCCCACCATCTATCCTAGAGGAACGACTAATACTTGAACTTGCCTTAAGCACCCAAGGCAACCCAGGGGCCCACAGGGAAGGCCTGCAAAAGACAGTAGGGCTAAACTCACAGAGGTTGGCCCAGACTCgtcctgaaatatttcagtataGCCTCAGCACTCACTGAGGGCCAAGAGCGTACATGAAGGAGGCAAGAACCAAGCACTGGTTGTCATACGAAAGAGTGCACTGCTATGTAGAAAGGACCCACTTGTAAAGGCCGGGAAGGACAATATCAGAGATATGTTGCATGAGATTTGGTCTGCACAGCAGGCTGCACAGCAGGCTGTACATCAGGCGTAGAAGACTGACCATATAAGGGCATAGAGGCGTCTTGTAGACAGTGCTCTCTAGCCTTAGAGATTGTGTTTACCATGTTTTCTGGGAGGTTTGCAAGCTCCCATCGAAAGGCCAAAGGTGCAGAGCCCACAGTTCGGGCTGGGGGTGTCATATCGTTCCATTTGCCTGTCTCAGGGGAATGGGCCACGGGGCTTTGCAAACCAGTGCTGGTTCCTCCAGAGTGGGACAATCAACAGAACCTTTCATCTCTGACCCCTGACTCGCCTGATCACGTGTGGAATCAGAATGAGTCGGTCATTGAGGTAATTCAGAATGTGGATTCCTGCCTGTCTCACTGGGGAAAGAGCCAcatccatgcacttcgtaaaagTGCGAGGAGATAGGGACAGTCCAAATGGAAGGATAACCCACTCTcttgaaggcgaatctcaagaatcatCTGTGACgggggtggtggtggtggggggggggctatctggatgtgaaagtaagcgtctttcagttcCAGTGAAAATAACCAGTCCCCTGGGCATACTTGCGAAAGGATCCGTTCTGTAATGATCCTGAATGGCTGTTTCATGAAGGCGCGATTCAGGTGCCTAAGATGGAGAATGGGCCTTAGGCAACCATCCTTCTTGGGGACGAGGAAGTAACAGCTGTAGAAGCCTGACTCGCTCTCGGCTGAGGGAACTGTTTCTACGACCCCTCATGACCCAGCTTGATACTCAGGGATGGCCTGCCAGGCCTCAGCTCGTATGGCAAGGGGCTGGATTGGTCTGAGTGGTGGGCCGTCTAGGGGGTACCTTACGCTCGCAATGAGCGGAAGAGAAAAACAACGCCCGAAATTTTATTCTGAAATTAGCTCTTATATTTTGCCGGATAGCTGCAGAGAACCGAAGACCGTCACTGCTGCAGGCGCGAGGACGGCGTGAAGTAGCGAGAATGGCCGAGCAGGAAGGGGTCTCTCGATCTGCTGTGAGGCTTGATCACGGTGAAGGCTTCATAGTCTCATAGTGCGAAGATCTAGTAGTAGTCACTGTAGGAGAATAATCTGAGAATCCTATGGCAATGTGCCGCTTATATTGCCAGATGACCCTGCCCATTCTTGCAGGCTTTACCGCCATAGGCTCCGCTGCCgaggcattgtttttttttcaccacatAAACCAATGACCGTGCAGTTACACTGCGTTATTTAAAGGCTTCTGTCAACTTAAACATatgcagtatgagtgaagtaatGATAGGGAACAGTTATTTTcagtatgttgttgtttttaatgtgtttttgatcaaaccaatactgccttggtgaacataaatttattataagaaaagtGCATGTTTGAGtgttacataataataaataaatgtatataaaaagtatataaataaaaaatctttaaaatatgtttgtGCATCTTTGTGGATCTAATCAGTAGACAAGTGCATAGCCGATATTCCTACATGGATGATGGCATTTTGAGAATTCGATAACTGCTGATTTACGTCAGTAGAATATCTGATTAGTGTGTAGAGATTctgaaagtttgaaaaaaaaaatttctgtgcTTCATGAGAAGCTTTTTATTTTCACCTTAAATTTAGCAGATAAAGTATACCCATTGCCTTCTTAATAAAATGCAGTTAAAGTTACATTTGCCAATAAATAAGGTCAAGTGTATTCTATATGAATTGGATTCAGTGTTTCAATAAAACGCTCCCTCTCTCAGTCTATTTTCGCAGCTGTGGCGTTCTTCTACAGTGGTTATATTCTGCTGACCTGGCAGCTCCTCGTGATGGTCGTCATGGGATTTACGGGAACGCTGTGTTTTTTCATGGTGGAGAGGATGCAGAATATGTCAGCTGACACACAGGAGTATTAGATTAGAGTCTTTCTCAGGACACATTTCAGTAAATctgatgtaaaataatgtttgtataaaacaCTACACGTGACTTGTGAGAAAGTGCCTTTGTTTTTGTTGGACTTTGGGACTTTAATATAAAGGTGGGATtacaatgattattttttttatttacattctaTGATAGAAAATTATTAGTTGGAGCTGCATTACAACGTTCTATCTTTAATGTGATTGTTTTACGTTAAATTTGATATTTCAAATGAAATTACATTATTAAAGGTGCACTTGGTTTGGATATGCTCATGTTGTGTTGACTGACGTGACAGTCATCTTATACTGACACCTAATGATTTAGTTACAGCATCATGCAAAAGCAAATTTGGTATTTCGCTTGATTTATTTATTCCATGAGTGAAAGTGTCAGATTAGAGCTGGGTTAgcaaaataaaactaatatttagCTGGTCATGTGATTTCATGTCTGCTCCCATGATTGGACCTGCTCCATGTAAAATATTACAGCTTTTATTATGCTTCTGATATGACTGGAGCCTTATTCTTGTGTGAgattttaaactgatttttatGAAGTATTATCCATTTCTTTATATGCATTATGTGCTAAACAAATACACAATGAGGAAAAAATACTGCACCTTGTGTAAAAGGATGTTGGTGACAGTCAGATTATCGCTCAGTAATTGACctctaaactgaaataaatgtacacCATTATACACCATATAACTTCTACTCATTAGTTTGGAATCATTAAGGTGTaccatatttttgaaagaagtctcttttctTATATATAGAAGAAAATGTAATTGTCTACACAAAGTGGAGCTGTATCATTTCAGTTAAGAAAGCATTTCTCTCAGGGTCCTGCTAAATAATTGTAGGATTTTATTAGGATCTTCAACTCTAAAAGGCTAAAATGATACTCTATATACACTCTGTGTTCTTGATTGTGAACCATTTTAAAGTTGTTAAAATCATACCAGTTAAGCTTATTCAGATATTGAAAGTATTAGACAGCCAGACAGTGATGTAATGAGGACTCTGTCACAAGACgggtttaaataatgtttacacaAAGCTCGTCTTCATGACAAGTGTCTTGAAGACACAAGTCTTCTAGGCTATATAATGTGGTCATACATCACAAATCACAAAAGTGCTGTTTGTTGTTaaccagtgtttatttgaaacaaCAGCTCTCTAGGCATGACCTTTTGTAAGATTCAATTGCATATaagaaagcaaaataataattgaagaaagctttacattacattttacattgcaTAAAATGCACTTAACATTACACAAATATCTTGTTATGCATAATACATGATGTAGTTCATTTGGTATGCATTTGGTatgttttaatgtgtaatttaaatTTGTACTACACCCCTGCTACACACTAGCTACATTCCATTAGATTAGAATAATTTATGTAtcatattgtaaatatttgtgtTCAGATTTAATCCTCATTGTGACATTTGATTTTTGCATTTGTAATTGACAATCAATATGAAATGTTCTAACCTTCTGGgttttatttcatgtttcaaTGCATTTcaataaagaattattattattggtattatAATGTGTACATATCGTATAAATTAAACATGTTCATATCTATATATTTTCCTTTACAATTACCTTTTCACTGATCATCAATATGTAGTATATTACATTTACTAAATCTTTTATCTGTCCACATTCTAGTTTTCGTGCTTGGCTTAGTGTGAAAAGGAAGCAATTTGTGAGGAAAGAAAATcatcaaaatatcaataaaatcaTGGGATTTCCagtactttttttctttcttcgaCTTACATTTTGATGCCTATGAATTTAAACATCTATTGTTTTTCAGGGCCACTGCAGCTATCATACGAATTTCAATAATAGCTATTGTTAAATTTGGTAAAGTGTCAAAATGGTCCCGTTCTATGTCTTCGCCCCAAAAGTTTTCTCAGTCCTTCAGAAGTGTTCACGGCCGTGGGAAGAAAAGGCACAACAGACACAAGTTCTGAGTATACCTTCACTTCAAATCTTTATTGTTATACACAGAGTTTATATAGGAAAAAAAAGGTGGTATGATCTTTTTCGACCAATGAGATATGGATTACATACAGTACAGGccagaagtttggacacaccttctcattcaaagagttttctttattttcatgactgtgaGACtatgtagattcacactgaaggcatcaaaactatgaattaacacatgtggaattatatacataacaaaaaagtgtgaaacagctgaaaatatgtcatattctaggttcttcaaagtagccaccgtttgctttgattactgctttgcacactcttggcattctcttgatgagcttcaagaggtagtcacctgaaatggtcttccaacagtcttgaaggagttccccgagagatgcttagcacttgttggcctttttgccttctgtctttggtccagctcacccctaaaccatctcgattgggttcaggtccggtgactgtggaggccaggtcatctggcgcagcaccccatcactctccttcttggtcaaatagcccttgatgccttcagtgtgactctacaattttcatagtcatgaaaataaagaaaactctttgaatgagaaggtgtgtccaaacttttggtctgtactgtatgtgttggaTATAAGCCAAAACAACAAGTTATATATAACATACATGTGATCAGGAATAACTGGACATACAAGGAATAATACTGGCACTGAGCCTTTCAACTTTATGCAAAGGTTAGACTAAACTCATCAACCTGGGCCTAAAAGGTCCCCCCACCAATCTTCACCCATTCACCTTTAGGTATCATCCGCGCGTGCGCGTATACATTTGGGTAAAGAGACAAGACTAAAGCATagagagagaaaacacagatGAGAGGAGGGAGACAAGGAGAAGGATCAAAGAAGACAAAGAAAAGAAGAAACACATCATATGTAGGAAAAACAGGAAACACCTGTAGAAGAGGACGAGTAAGAAGGGAGGAGGAGGCAAACTCACATTAATACGTGACAGAGATCATGAAATAATCTAACAGCTATTAAGTGAGACTGGAGGCATTTCTAACTAACTAACTGACTCTATATATACATGAGATACCAACAAACCTCTTACTGTTCAAAATGTAACTTTCAAATTCAAGGTTTTGGAGTCTAAAGAAAGAATTagtatttaaaatatctattttaaaagAGCTCTTATTGCTCTTGCTGGTCTGAATTGTTCAACGTATTCCACTCAAAATGGAACAACCAAAAattaccaaatatatatatatatatcatttgctTTTAGAGCACAGTTAAACACACTGATACGAACTGTCTATTTGAATACTTGGTGAGAAATGCAAAGAACTCTGCTGGACAGATGTGGGTTCTTGGCCGGTGCTCTAGGGGAATTTCAAAGCTCCAGATGCATTTAGTGCTTGTTCAGTACTGACGCTCGAGCTCAACTGTCCTTCTGTGCTCTTTGTTAAGCCTTGAAAAGCCTGATATCCTTCATCAGTTGGTGTGACACTGCCATCATCCAGAATAAGAGTAGGATAGAGTGGATTTGTGAAGGCAATGAGATTGTTCATGATACACTTCTCATCAGCATCAACATCATTTGAAAGACTCAAACAGACATCTGCATCATTTCCCTTTTCCGAAACACTGATGCACTGATTCAATTTC from Carassius carassius chromosome 1, fCarCar2.1, whole genome shotgun sequence includes:
- the LOC132149845 gene encoding UNC93-like protein MFSD11; amino-acid sequence: MADIRTYNVVILGIGFLLIFTAFTTCGNIEQTVVKSLNSTNFTGSGYHSLGIIYGVFSFCNVLAPTIITIIGPQFAMFMSGVLYSGYIAVFIIPSTWSFYFTSVIIGIGAAMLWTAQGHFLVENSDASTINRNTGLFWALLQCSMLFGNLYVYFDWKGKSDISDRDRKVMFIALLVISALGTLSFLALRKVCQQEEVLSEEEAQSLLSTRLKYKQRATSAVMEAKTEFKTMLEIFKTKTILLLSFCMAYSGLELSFYSGVYGTCIGATTHFGDAAKGLIGISGIVVGIGEIVGGGLFGLVLKNNRFRRTSVVFLGMVVHFVAFYLIFLNIPDDAPVVFQTSSQHKPYLVPSVSIALLCSFLLGLGDSCFNTQLYSILGRMFAEQSAPAFAIFKFIQSIFAAVAFFYSGYILLTWQLLVMVVMGFTGTLCFFMVERMQNMSADTQEY